The stretch of DNA TGCCTGGACGAGGCCCAGGCGATTCCGGTGGAGAGCCTGGAAGCCATGCGCCTGCTGACCAACCTGGAAACCGAGAAGCGCAAGCTGCTGCAGATCGTGCTGTTCGGCCAGCCGGAACTGAACCGCAAGCTGGCGCTGGAATCGATCCGCCAGCTGGCCCAGCGCATCACCTTCCACTACCACCTGGGTGCGCTCAGCCGCGACGACCTCGATTACTACGTGGCGCACCGCCTGCGCGTGGCCGGCTTCACGGGCGCGCGCCTGTTCTCGCGCGCCGCGATCCGCGCTCTGTACCGCGCCAGCGGCGGCGTGCCGCGCCTGGTGAACATCATGGCGCACAAGGCCCTGATGCTCAGCTACGGCGAGGGCAAGCGCGAGGTGGCCGGCAGCCACGTGGCCACCGCCGCGCGCGATACGATCGGCGTGCGGCGCACCATCCGCACCTGGCTGCTCGGCGGCGCCACGGTGTTCTCGGCCGCGGCCGGCCTGGCATGGGTGTTCGCGCGATGAGCTTGATCAACCGGATGCTGCAGGACCTCGACGCGCGCGCCGGCCAGCCCGGCGCGGCGCCGCTTCCATCGGACGTGCGCCCGGTGGCGCCGCCCGCGCGCGCCTGGCCATTGAACCGCGTGGCCATCGCCGCCGGCGCGGCGGCGCTCGTGACGGCCGCCGGCTTTGCCGGCTGGCGCTTCCTCGGGCCGCAACCGGTTCCCGCCCCGACTCCTGCAGCCGCCGCGCGCGCGGCGCCGCCGCCGGCCGCGCCCGCCGTGGCCGCGCCCGTGGTGGCCTTCGAGGTGCCGGTGCCGCCGCGCCAGGAGCCGCCACCGGCGGCGCCTGCGGCAGCACAGGAAGCAACACCCGAGCCGCTGGCACAGGCTGTCGCGCCCGCGCCAGCACCGGCAAAGCCGGTCAAGGCAGCGGCGTCCAGGATTATCGCGGCGGCGCCCGTCAAGCCGGCCGTCGCGAAGCCGGCCGTGGCCGCGCAGGGCGGCAGGATAGAAACCCCGGCGCAGCGCGCCGACAACGCCTACCGGCGCGCCCTGGCAGTGCTTGAGGACGGCCGCGTCACCGAGGCCATCGCCGGCCTGCGCGCGGCGCTGAAGGTCGAGCCGCGCCATGAAGCCGCGCGCCAGACCCTGGTCGGCCTCCTGATCGAGGCCAAGCACCCGGACGAAGCGATCCGCGAGCTCGGGGCCGCTCTGGCGCTCGATCCGCGCCAGCGGGCGATGGCGATGCTGATGGCGCGCCTGCAGATCGAGCGCGGAAGCCCCGGCATCGACACCTTGCTGCGCACCTTGCCGTATGCGGCCGGGAACGCCGAATACCATGCCTTCCTGGCCGGCGCGCTGCAGCGCGCGCAGCGCCACCGCGAGGCGATCGGACATTATGAAACCGCCCTGCGCAGCGCGCCGGGGAACGGGGTATGGTGGATGGGCCTGGGGGTGTCGCTGGAGGCGGAAAAACGCGACCTGGAAGCGGCGGTGGCCTACCGCAGGGCGCTCGACAGCGAGACGCTGTCGGCGCCCTTGCGCGAAT from Massilia varians encodes:
- a CDS encoding ExeA family protein, translated to MYAAHFGLRELPFGITPDTSFFFGSARSQEALNTLLVAARGGEGFIKITGEVGTGKTLLCRKFMATLGEGFVTAYIPNPYLEPRTLMLALADELELDLARDVDQHQVLKAINLRLLELAGQDLRVVLCLDEAQAIPVESLEAMRLLTNLETEKRKLLQIVLFGQPELNRKLALESIRQLAQRITFHYHLGALSRDDLDYYVAHRLRVAGFTGARLFSRAAIRALYRASGGVPRLVNIMAHKALMLSYGEGKREVAGSHVATAARDTIGVRRTIRTWLLGGATVFSAAAGLAWVFAR
- a CDS encoding tetratricopeptide repeat protein; amino-acid sequence: MSLINRMLQDLDARAGQPGAAPLPSDVRPVAPPARAWPLNRVAIAAGAAALVTAAGFAGWRFLGPQPVPAPTPAAAARAAPPPAAPAVAAPVVAFEVPVPPRQEPPPAAPAAAQEATPEPLAQAVAPAPAPAKPVKAAASRIIAAAPVKPAVAKPAVAAQGGRIETPAQRADNAYRRALAVLEDGRVTEAIAGLRAALKVEPRHEAARQTLVGLLIEAKHPDEAIRELGAALALDPRQRAMAMLMARLQIERGSPGIDTLLRTLPYAAGNAEYHAFLAGALQRAQRHREAIGHYETALRSAPGNGVWWMGLGVSLEAEKRDLEAAVAYRRALDSETLSAPLREFVERKLRQLGR